Proteins from a single region of Synchiropus splendidus isolate RoL2022-P1 chromosome 3, RoL_Sspl_1.0, whole genome shotgun sequence:
- the mmp14a gene encoding matrix metalloproteinase-14a, whose product MLLQLLSLACCFSSLSADVLKAEAWLQQYGYLPPGDVRAQALRSPKTIESAISAMQRFYGLTVTGTIDSNTIKAMNRPRCGVADKFGPQLKTNLRRKRYAVQGLKWDKSEITFSIENYTPKIGERATYEAIRKAFRVWESAIPLTFKEIPYSHIRDKVDKYADIMLSFADGFHGDSTPFDGEGGFLAHAYFPGQGIGGDTHFDLAEPWTTGNVDQGGNDVFLVAVHELGHALGLEHSNSPSAIMAPFYQWFDTDNFQLPDDDRRGIQAIYGTKTGAPPPPPRPTKPSNPTRPDQGPDICEGHFDTIAILRGEKFVFKDKWFWRVRNNKVLPGYPMTISHFWKGLPSNINAAYERDDGKFIFFKGDRYWVFSESTMEKDSPKSLRDLGSGLPKDKMDAALFYTPTGQTYFFRGSKYYRFNEQTRTVDAGYPKPISMWSGAPDNIKAAIMSEDGSYTYFYKANKYWKFNNQYMKVESGYPKSVLTDWMGCEGEEPKKGREEEVIIIEVDEAQGGAGPIAVVIPLLLLVLVVITLGVLLFFRKYGTPRRLLYCQRSLLDKV is encoded by the exons atgctgctgcagctcctcagccTGGCCTGctgtttctcttctctctctgcagacGTACTCAAGGCAGAG GCCTGGCTCCAGCAGTATGGCTACCTACCCCCAGGGGACGTCAGAGCTCAGGCCCTTCGTTCACCAAAAACTATTGAATCAGCGATCTCAGCCATGCAGAGGTTCTATGGTCTCACGGTCACTGGAACAATAGACTCCAACACGATAAA GGCAATGAACAGGCCACGATGTGGCGTCGCTGACAAGTTCGGTCCTCAGCTGAAAACTAACCTGCGGAGGAAGAGATACGCCGTGCAGGGCTTAAAGTGGGACAAGTCTGAGATCACCTTCAG CATCGAGAACTACACTCCAAAAATAGGTGAACGAGCAACATACGAAGCCATCAGAAAAGCTTTCCGAGTGTGGGAGAGCGCCATCCCGCTGACCTTCAAAGAAATTCCCTACAGTCATATCCGTGACAAGGTGGACAAGTACGCCGATATCATGTTGTCCTTTGCTGATGGGTTCCATGGTGATAGCACTCCCTTTGACGGAGAGGGTGGCTTCTTGGCTCATGCATACTTCCCAGGCCAGGGCATCGGTGGTGACACCCACTTTGACCTGGCTGAGCCATGGACCACTGGGAATGTGGACCAGGGGG GAAACGATGTCTTCCTGGTAGCGGTCCATGAGTTGGGTCACGCGTTGGGACTGGAGCATTCTAACAGCCCCTCTGCTATCATGGCCCCCTTCTACCAGTGGTTTGACACAGACAACTTCCAGCTGCCAGATGACGATCGCAGAGGCATCCAGGCCATCTATG GGACCAAGACCggagcccctcctcctccaccacggcCCACTAAGCCGTCCAACCCCACCAGACCTGACCAAGGTCCTGACATCTGTGAGGGTCATTTCGACACCATCGCCATCCTCAGAGGGGAGAAGTTCGTGTTTAAG GACAAGTGGTTTTGGCGGGTGCGCAACAATAAGGTGTTGCCTGGTTACCCCATGACCATCAGTCACTTCTGGAAGGGTCTTCCCTCAAACATCAACGCTGCTTACGAGAGAGATGACGGcaaattcattttcttcaaaG GTGACAGGTACTGGGTGTTCAGTGAGTCCACCATGGAGAAGGATTCCCCCAAAAGCCTCAGGGACCTCGGCAGTGGTCTTCCCAAAGACAAGATGGATGCAGCTCTTTTCTACACACCAACAGGACAGACGTACTTCTTCAGAGGCAGCAA ATACTACCGCTTCAACGAGCAGACTCGCACTGTAGACGCCGGCTATCCCAAACCCATTAGCATGTGGAGCGGCGCGCCCGACAACATTAAGGCTGCCATCATGAGCGAGGATGGAT CGTACACATATTTCTACAAGGCCAACAAATACTGGAAGTTCAACAATCAGTACATGAAGGTGGAGTCTGGATACCCCAAATCCGTGCTGACAGACTGGATGGGCTGTGAAGGAGAGGAGCCCAAGAAAGGTCGAGAGGAAGAGGTGATCATCATCGAGGTGGACGAAGCGCAGGGCGGAGCCGGCCCCATCGCTGTGGTGATCCCACTCctcctgctggtgctggtggtcaTCACTCTGGGAGTCCTCCTGTTCTTCCGGAAGTATGGAACACCACGACGCCTCCTCTACTGCCAGAGGTCTCTGCTGGACAAGGTGTAG
- the lrp10 gene encoding low-density lipoprotein receptor-related protein 10 — protein sequence MTVAFNSFALLLCFMSQSGWCYLSHSLERCGHSLQVIDIQEGEIQSSTYSSWSYRFGPTNDCWIIKGSDEEPVTISFIEFSTRCKKEWVSIKSSAGGDPVFLCGSSLPKPIAFPGGNITVMHHFLPHDYPVSVFRLRFSRDSYTGECPLSYFECLGGRCLPLSWRCNGQVECLGEGEGRGTDEEACGDAGGSDINRMPLIRKEPIVTPVPIEWPCGGLLQTFYGTFSPPAIRDSPLYCVWTLDPQDSRPLRLDIQQLVLGPGDTLTVHNREQGRGDVIKIITSAFNNKPVQVESHTGLLSLTYQTLPGSVGSGFNATFHVGSYCPPGEGRCGGAAGGCFTKEQECDGMWDCPETGKDEEGCQGCSLNQFACGMAGQRMVASSHFPGRPVCYPVSERCNYQLYCADGSDERDCTVCQKGTFHCDSDRCVFESWRCDGQIDCKDGTDELNCTVTLPRKVITAATVGSLVCGLLLVIAMGCTCKLYSLRTREYSLFAPISRHEAELIQQQAPPSYGQLIAQGIIPPVEDFPTENPNETSSLSLRGILQLLRQDAANSPHRRRRPRFIRRAVRRMRRWGLIPRPPSRSSQTASGSQQQTDRAPPAQEQPHCATASSSSAVEAVNQPVPQKLGLLVQSEQQQHVVSSRSPAAVAPPVAYPPPPYAPPAPPAATSLTPPVAVPPSSPSLASIFQTLGLSISLFRAPSTNSILLSTSPTFSSSYSDDDVLLIPLSEDTTSEDDVPMLT from the exons ATGACTGTCGCCTTCAATTCGTTTGCTCTTCTGCTTTGTTTCATGTCAC AATCTGGGTGGTGCTACCTTTCACACAGTCTGG AACGATGTGGACATTCTCTCCAAGTGATTGACATTCAGGAGGGAGAGATCCAGAGCTCTACATATTCCAGCTGGTCCTACCGCTTTGGTCCCACAAATGACTGTTGGATCATTAAAGGTTCTGACGAGGAGCCTGTCACTATCAG CTTTATTGAGTTTTCTACCCGTTGTAAAAAGGAGTGGGTGTCTATCAAGTCTTCTGCCGGTGGGGACCCTGTTTTCCTTTGTGGATCCAGTTTGCCAAAGCCAATTGCATTCCCGGGTGGAAATATTACAGTGATGCACCACTTCCTGCCACATGATTACCCTGTCTCAGTGTTTCGCTTGAGATTTTCCAGAG ACTCTTATACTGGTGAATGTCCACTGTCATACTTTGAATGCTTGGGAGGTCGTTGCCTGCCTCTCTCTTGGCGCTGTAATGGTCAGGTGGAATGTCTTGGTGAAGGAGAAGGCCGAGGTACTGATGAGGAGGCCTGTGGTGATGCTGGAGGTTCAGACATCAATAGAATGCCCCTGATTAGAAAGGAACCTATTGTGACCCCTGTTCCCATTGAGTGGCCATGTGGGGGACTTCttcaaacattttatggcaCCTTTTCGCCGCCTGCCATTCGGGATTCCCCACTCTACTGTGTCTGGACGCTGGACCCCCAGGACTCTCGACCTCTAAGACTGGACATCCAGCAGCTGGTGCTTGGACCTGGTGATACTCTAACAGTCCACAACAGGGAACAAGGCAGAGGGGATGTCATCAAGATT ATTACCAGTGCCTTCAATAACAAACCAGTCCAGGTTGAATCCCACactggtttgctctctctgacATATCAGACCCTTCCAGGTTCCGTTGGAAGTGGCTTCAATGCAACGTTTCATGTTGGGAGCTACTGCCCGCCCGGGGAGGGCCGTTGTGGGGGTGCAGCAGGGGGCTGCTTCACTAAGGAGCAGGAATGTGATGGGATGTGGGACTGCCCAGAGACTGGGAAAGATGAAGAAGGGTGTCAGGGCTGTTCTCTGAACCAGTTTGCTTGTGGAATGGCCGGACAGAGAATGGTAGCATCCAGCCACTTTCCTGGCCGTCCAGTGTGCTATCCTGTTAGTGAGCGATGCAACTACCAGCTGTACTGTGCCGATGGCAGTGATGAGCGGGACTGCACGGTGTGCCAAAAAGGAACCTTTCATTGCGACAGCGACAG gtgtgtgtttgaaagCTGGCGCTGTGATGGGCAGATAGACTGCAAGGATGGCACAGATGAACTCAACTGCACCGTCACTCTTCCTCGGAAGGTTATCACGGCAGCAACTGTCGGGAGTCTGGTGTGTGGGCTGCTGTTGGTCATCGCTATGGGCTGCACATGTAAACTGTATTCACTACGCACCCGAGAGTACAG CCTGTTCGCACCCATCAGCCGACATGAAGCTGAGCTCATCCAGCAGCAGGCTCCGCCCTCATATGGTCAGCTGATTGCACAAGGTATTATACCGCCAGTGGAGGACTTCCCCACCGAAAACCCAAATGAG ACGTCATCGCTGTCTCTGAGGGGAATTCTTCAGCTTCTCCGCCAGGATGCAGCCAACTCCCCACACCGCAGACGCAGACCCCGTTTCATCCGGAGAGCAGTGCGTCGCATGCGGAGGTGGGGCCTCATCCCCAGGCCTCCTTCCAGATCCTCTCAGACAGCCTCTGGCAGccagcagcagacagacagggCCCCTCCTGCCCAGGAACAGCCTCACTGTGCTACAGCCAGCTCTTCCTCTGCGGTGGAGGCAGTTAACCAGCCCGTGCCTCAAAAACTGGGCCTGTTGGTTcagtctgagcagcagcagcatgtcgtGTCATCCCGTTCACCGGCAGCGGTAGCTCCGCCTGTTGCTTACCCTCCTCCCCCATATGCCCCTCCAGCACCTCCGGCAGCCACTTCCCTCACACCCCCTGTGGCTGTCCCCCCAAGCAGCCCTTCTCTTGCCTCAATCTTTCAGACCCTTGGTCTGAGTATCTCTCTGTTCAGAGCCCCCTCGACCAACTCCATTCTCCTCTCAACCTCGCCCACCTTCTCTTCCTCGTACTCGGATGACGACGTGTTGCTGATTCCCCTGTCTGAGGACACCACCTCAGAGGATGACGTGCCCATGCTGACCTGA
- the LOC128755928 gene encoding ciliated left-right organizer metallopeptidase, which produces MPTPPSNPGLWVMVLMGLLPPALPKCIFDQVQSRVRVVRAAQAVNEHGVTPLAPQQQLPVKQRSKQAEVAFKPIRITTWVVEESDSMSDTENGRLSMAVGQAVKMVSSLLSATSFCLRSPLPGGHLQSTSGWPGGHLQGQVSSRDVQPPSHRAALQRHLASPELELGGPLENQDEAPGGVSSHWESRVLQGSIMAAMLEEPSTVRIDPVTLAAFQDMGWYSVNLSRAQSLVWGEGEGAMFGSPLTCRNKSSSSFFCTHSGPGCHYLHRHKGACQTDLYLDGCRMYKALKTGSECQNKANAPNFAGETEAHGEIYGPDSRCFFSNLTTQNPSQLTVGRAVVGRCYRHRCTGPKEYQIRVSGADWVACPAGEAVQVRGYEGWVSCPDRRLCLHPDVSRLWDDTSTSVPSHQTTELDLNWSAPWKYPAALVICALVALTVMGLLSAVLLPQWKCSARVHPASLDHTTPACTQYA; this is translated from the exons ATGCCCACACCTCCTTCCAACCCTGGTCTGTGGGTGATGGTTCTAATGGggctgctccctccagctcttccgAAATGCATCTTTGATCAAGTTCAGTCCCGCGTGCGTGTGGTCCGAGCAGCACAGGCCGTCAATGAGCATGGGGTGACCCCACTCGCACCCCAGCAACAACTGCCAGTAAAGCAGAGGAGCAAGCAGGCTGAAGTCGCATTCAAGCCCATCAGAATTACAACCTGGGTTGTTGAAGAGAGCGACAGCATGTCAGACACTGAGAATGGAAGGCTGAGCATGGCGGTTGGACAGGCTGTAAAGATggtctcctctctgctctctg CCACGAGTTTTTGCCTACGCAGTCCACTGCCAGGTGGACACCTCCAGTCGACCAGTGGCTGGCCTGGTGGTCATCTGCAAGGACAGGTTAGCAGCAGAGACGTACAGCCACCTAGCCACCGTGCTG CACTGCAGAGGCACCTCGCCTCACCAGAGCTGGAACTTGGAGGGCCCCTAGAGAACCAG gacGAGGCTCCGGGTGGTGTATCCTCCCACTGGGAGTCCAGGGTGTTACAAGGGTCCATCATGGCCGCCATGCTGGAGGAGCCGAGCACGGTCCGTATTGATCCCGTCACCTTGGCTGCATTTCAGGACATGGGTTGGTACTCCGTCAACCTGAGCCGAGCGCAGAGCCTCGTCTGgggagaag GGGAAGGAGCCATGTTTGGGTCCCCCTTAACGTGCAGAAAcaaatcctcctcctccttcttctgcaCTCACAG TGGGCCAGGGTGTCATTATTTACATCGTCACAAGGGGGCGTGCCAAACAGATCTGTACCTGGATGGGTGTAGAATGTACAAAGCGCTGAAGACAGGA AGCGAgtgtcaaaacaaagcaaatgctCCTAATTTTGCTGGAGAAACTGAGGCTCATGGCGAGATCTATGGCCCAGACAGCCGGTGCTTCTTCTCCAACTTAACCACGCAG AACCCGAGTCAGCTGACGGTGGGCAGGGCAGTTGTCGGACGCTGTTACAGGCACAGGTGTACTGGACCAAAGGAGTACCAGATCCGGGTTTCTGGTGCTGATTGGGTGGCTTGCCCAGCTGGTGAAGCAGTGCAG GTGAGAGGATATGAGGGTTGGGTTTCCTGTCCCGACAGACGGTTGTGTCTCCATCCTGATGTGTCACGGCTATGGGATGATACCAGCACTTCTGTCCCCAG TCACCAAACAACAGAATTGGACCTAAATTGGAGTGCACCCTGGAAATATCCCGCTGCGTTGGTCATATGTGCCTTGGTCGCTTTGACTGTCATGGGGCTTCTGTCTGCTGTCCTTCTGCCACAGTGGAAGTGTTCTGCAAGAGTCCACCCAGCTTCCCTGGACCACACCACACCGGCCTGTACTCAATATGCTTGA
- the LOC128756113 gene encoding uncharacterized protein LOC128756113 isoform X1: MGFWNSKPAAVEKCYDPKDPNLRFVEREDEMDVLCVNYKSPRALMSCGHSVTPMSLTSYCRRLLEEGRSRFVCAVCEEEWSFQEVQKMALLTPQEADDFKKMMWENYKEEFEVKSCPGCKSSVLRTNPNNLSVKCTVCSAGRVGSFVFCWQCLREWRGPAPRADCCDNEGCNTTPLETLKNCPDIVFQDSDLAKVTGCPSVRACPTCGVLVEHNTTKCKYVVCRCNANFCFICLKMEKDCNTSGGWFKLCSDGVAPRQTSIPSRRHV, from the exons ATGGGCTTCTGGAATTCTAAACCCGCTGCGGTGGAGAAATGCTACGACCCGAAAGACCCCAACCTGAGGTTTGTGGAGCGAGAGGACGAGATGGACG TCTTGTGCGTCAACTACAAGTCTCCAAGAGCGCTGATGTCCTGCGGTCACTCCGTCACCCCCATGTCACTCACAAGTTACTGCCGTCGTTTATTGGAAGAG GGGCGCAGCAggtttgtgtgtgctgtgtgtgaggaagaatGGTCCTTCCAGGAGGTTCAGAAAATGGCTCTTCTAACTCCTCAAGAGGCTGATGACTTTAAGAAGATGATGTGGGAAAACTATAAAGAGGAATTTGAAGTCAAATCT tgtccAGGCTGCAAGTCATCTGTCCTGAGAACCAACCCCAACAACCTCAGTGTCAAATGCACAGTTTGCAGTGCTGGTAGAGTTGGGAGCTTCGTCTTCTGCTGGCAGTGTTTGAGGGAGTGGAGAGGTCCAGCTCCTCGAGCAGACTGTTGTGACAACGAAGGTTGTAACACAACACCCCTGGAGACACTGAAGAACTGTCCAGACATTGTCTTTCAAGATTCAGATTTAGCCAAGGTCACTGGTTGCCCTTCAGTGCGGGCCTGTCCCACTTGTGGTGTCCTGGTGGAGCACAATACAACAAAATGCAAGTACGTTGTTTGCCGTTGTAATGCAAATTTCTGCTTCATTTGCTTGAAGATGGAAAAGGACTGTAATACATCAGGTGGCTGGTTTAAACTCTGCAGTGACGGCGTGGCTCCCAGACAAACTTCCATACCTTCTCGGCGACATGTCTGA
- the LOC128756113 gene encoding uncharacterized protein LOC128756113 isoform X2, with amino-acid sequence MSCGHSVTPMSLTSYCRRLLEEGRSRFVCAVCEEEWSFQEVQKMALLTPQEADDFKKMMWENYKEEFEVKSCPGCKSSVLRTNPNNLSVKCTVCSAGRVGSFVFCWQCLREWRGPAPRADCCDNEGCNTTPLETLKNCPDIVFQDSDLAKVTGCPSVRACPTCGVLVEHNTTKCKYVVCRCNANFCFICLKMEKDCNTSGGWFKLCSDGVAPRQTSIPSRRHV; translated from the exons ATGTCCTGCGGTCACTCCGTCACCCCCATGTCACTCACAAGTTACTGCCGTCGTTTATTGGAAGAG GGGCGCAGCAggtttgtgtgtgctgtgtgtgaggaagaatGGTCCTTCCAGGAGGTTCAGAAAATGGCTCTTCTAACTCCTCAAGAGGCTGATGACTTTAAGAAGATGATGTGGGAAAACTATAAAGAGGAATTTGAAGTCAAATCT tgtccAGGCTGCAAGTCATCTGTCCTGAGAACCAACCCCAACAACCTCAGTGTCAAATGCACAGTTTGCAGTGCTGGTAGAGTTGGGAGCTTCGTCTTCTGCTGGCAGTGTTTGAGGGAGTGGAGAGGTCCAGCTCCTCGAGCAGACTGTTGTGACAACGAAGGTTGTAACACAACACCCCTGGAGACACTGAAGAACTGTCCAGACATTGTCTTTCAAGATTCAGATTTAGCCAAGGTCACTGGTTGCCCTTCAGTGCGGGCCTGTCCCACTTGTGGTGTCCTGGTGGAGCACAATACAACAAAATGCAAGTACGTTGTTTGCCGTTGTAATGCAAATTTCTGCTTCATTTGCTTGAAGATGGAAAAGGACTGTAATACATCAGGTGGCTGGTTTAAACTCTGCAGTGACGGCGTGGCTCCCAGACAAACTTCCATACCTTCTCGGCGACATGTCTGA